AGTGGCATCACTGCCGGTTTATGGCTTCTTTTGTTTGTAAAATTCTTTCATCTATACTTTTTGCTGTTGTAGTTGTTCATACTTCTTTCTTATTATTGCTACCTACACTATGCAACACATAGCCTGAAAGTTACATGACATGCATAGAACTATAGCTTAAGTACACCATTTTTGTAAGGACAAAATTAATACAAACTTTTTAATGCTTTATGTTTATGGTCATTCGAATGTATATAGTAAAAATTCTAGATATATTAGAATTCTAATATGTAAATCATGACGTATCAAGAAAGTATTATTCATCTTCATATATTTCACACCTTGACATTCACAACAAGGAGAGTTGATCATTATTTCCTTTACTATTTGTAAGTGTTCTCCTCATTTGTCAACTTACCCACAATTTGACCTAGATATGGTGTGCCAGGTTATATTGAATGTAGTATAACTATATTACAATTTTAAACTTGGATTGTTCTTATTTTTGGAGATTAGGACTTCTTCATTCACATTCTTAGGGATTTGACTACTGCAATTTTTTAAAAGGCTATTAACTTTTGTATTACCGATAAAAAGTAAACCTGCATGTTGATACAAAAGTTATAAATGGTTAAAAAATGACTTATAAATATCATTTGTCATGATACATTAATTGTGGATGAATTGTTGGTCaatcaatataaaaaaaagttatactaTTAGTTGGAAGATGTTAGTGGTGATGGTTATAAAAATCATGCAGATATCAATGAGTGCGATCGGCCATCTGACTATCCATGCCATGGCATTTGCCAGGACACCGATGGTTCATATGATTGCAAATGCCATCGGGGTTACCAAAACAGTGGTGATCCAAAAGAACAACCCTGCAGCCCAAAGTTCCCCCTCGCAGCACAAATTGCTTTAGGTATTTTGCAAATTGATCTACAttcttatttgttattttttttacaaaaaatataaCATAAGTGATGCACACTGAAAACCACACAATATTTGTAGGCATCACTCTTGGCATTTCCTTTTTGATCGTTGGTCTCCTATTCATTCTAATGATGCGCCAAAAGAGAAGAATGAATGAATATTTCAGAAAGAATGGTGGTTCAGTACTACAGAAAGTAGAGAACATCAAGATTTTTACCAAGGATGAGCTTAAGAAAATAACAAAGAACAATTCAGAAGTTCTTGGTCAAGGAGGCTTTGGCAAAGTCTATAAAGGGATTCTTGAAGATAACACCTTGGTGGCAGTGAAAGCCTCAATTGAGGTAAATGACGCTCGAAAAGAGGATTTTACCAATGAAGTTATCATCCAATCTCAAATGATTCACACAAATATCATCAAGCTCTTAGGGTGTTGTTTGGAGGTGGATGTTCCAATGTTGGTTTATGAGTTTGCTGCAAATGGAAATCTACAAGACATTCTCCATGGTGACAACAACCGTCGAGTCCCACTCCCACTTGACTTGCGCATGGACATTGCAGTTGAAGCTGCAGAAGGGCTAAGATATATGCACTCATCCGCAAACCGCACCATACGACATGGTGATGTTAAACCAGCCAACATACTTCTGAATGACAAATTCAAACCTAAGATTTCAGACTTCGGGACATCCAAGCTGCTTACCGTGGATAAAGACTTCACTATGTTTGTAGTGGGGAGCATGGGTTACATAGACCCTGTGTTTCATAAAACCGGGCGTTTAACACAAAAGAGTGATGTCTACAGTTTTGGAGTCGTTCTATTAGAGCTCATCACCAGGAAGCCAACAATATATGATGCTAATTGCAGTCTCTTAATTGACTTCCAAAAGGCCTATGAGCAAGAAAATAGTGGGAGGGCAATGTTCgacaaagattttacaattgaAGAAGAAATATTCATTTTGGAAGAAATTGGTCGATTAGCAATGGAGTGCCTGAAAGAAAAGGTTGAAGAACGGCCTGATATGAAGGAAGTTGCGGAACAACTTGTGATTCTAAGAAGATCTAGGAAGAGCAGACAAGGAAACTACAACATAAGTCCACAACAATTTGAGGAGATGAGTACTGAAGGAACTCCATTGAGCTTGGAAACTGCTGTTAGTGTAAGTAGCTCAGTCCTTTCTGCTCCATCCACTCCAGCCAACAATGACTTCTCCAACGCTTAGATCAACGGAAAAGGAAGAGCTATGAGATGGAGGATATATCTGtgtgacttacattataaatcaGTGTCGtttcgtttattttttttaataaaaacaaGTCAGTTTTAGCCCACTCATACTTATGTTTTATGTAATTCGAAGTAGAGAAGCCAACTTGTGTGCAATAAAAGATTGTGTTAAGTACTGTCATAGTACAAGATTGTGCTAACTATTGTTCACTTCATATTATCTGTTTTTCTTATATTTGTATTTCAGCTTGTGACAACCGGAATTTTGTGCAATTGATTTGTCCGTCCATGTAATTGTTTATACAATACCATAACTAGTATATGTTTAGATTTCTTTTCAATAGAAGGTGGGTGTAATAACATCGAGATATGTAGTAGTGCTATAAAGAGAAACTAGCATATATCACTGCTATCGTTTTTATAGAATGGATAAAAATCCGTCCAATATATACATTCACAAGTGGATATACACAACCAAATATATCAGACATCTTTTTTATATAATGGATAAATATTCAGGTATTATATCGACAAGTGGATACACAACCAAATATATCAATGGTATCTAGACCATgtcattagattttttttttgaaacatcaacctttttttagataatgggaatTTATAAAACCTAGCTTCTACACCAACTGGGTGTATACAGCCACATAAATTCCGAGCGTACTAGCTTAGTCTTACACAAAAGTTTACCACCAAAAGGAGCACAAAGGCTCAAACACCTTACATAACACTAAAGAGAACAAAGACGCCAACACCTATCAAGGCGAAAAGACCATCCAAACCAACCAATGACCAAATTACTGCTTTAACCGTTTCCTTAAGTTCCACCCATCTTTACCAGAAGTGCATGACAATTGCCTCTAGCAGTTTGCATCCTTCCTTCATCACATCACGATCCTCTTCTTTAAGCAACAAGGACCATTGCCAAGCCTAACATGTCCCCCAGAAAATAACTTGCAAGTAAGAGTTAAAGTTGTAGCCATTGAAGACCACATCATTTCTACAGATCCACATTGCCCAAAACAACATCACGATCCCTATTAAGATTTGGTACTTTAGCCTAGATTATATACCCTTTAGTCAAATCCCAAACATATTAGCAACATTGTTAGGCGGATTTATCCCAAAGGTAATAAAAAGAGTACTCCAAACAAATCTAGCCTCAAGACAACCAAAGAAGAGATGTCTTCTAATTTCTTTTTGCTAGATTGTCCTTTCTTAGAATCACTCCCTTCTAAGTTTTTTAGAATCACTCCCTTCTAAATACCACAAgattattttgtttttcaaagGAATTCTAAGTTTCCAAATTAAATTCTTCCTTGGTACTGCATCCTCATACATAATCATTTTATATATGGAGCAAACCGAAAATATTCCGATTTTGTTAACTTTCCAAATAAACTTGTGTCTATGGTTTGAGGGCGTAAAAAGTACCACTTTAACCACTAAGTTAAACCAAGCTACCAAATTCTACCCGCACCAAAATAAGCCATCCTGAAAGCAACATTAAAGAACACCTTATCTATAACATCTACAATTTTAGCATTCTTATTCCTTACAAGGCTGTATAAAGTAGGGTATAGCTTTTCGAAAGGTAAAAAACCATTCCAACATTCCTCTCAAAATCTTATCTAAGAACCATCCCCCACCTTAAAGGCTTCGCCTTTAAAAAACATATCCTTCACCCCCATTAGCCCAGCCCAAAAATGTGAATATCTAGGACGTTTTTGACTTGTACGATGTGAAGTATTTATTCCTAAGAATGCCCTGCCAAACCTCTTCTTTATTAATTAGTTTGTACAACCATTTGT
Above is a window of Oryza sativa Japonica Group chromosome 10, ASM3414082v1 DNA encoding:
- the LOC107276503 gene encoding wall-associated receptor kinase 2, which codes for MELLLLVFLLLAAMSAAVESITSTAVKTGCQERCGGVDIPYPFGIGPGCSRHGFELSCVSNGSGAGPIAVLAGTSIQVTRLSVEPAESQVMLPVGWQCYNTSQPTRTYPDWSRAKTEMNRGGVYRISNTHNMLVVLGCNTVGYTESLRSEGGAYSSTYYIGCMSYCNNSASAQDGQCAGVGCCHVDIPPGLTDSSVNFRVYDHTGMVDYSPCDYAFLTDRTNYSFRRADLIKMDKNRNVPVWLDWAIRENGSMSCAEAKGKPGYACVSVHSECVDSTNGPGYNCKCTAGYEGNAYAPDGCTNINECDRPSDYPCHGICQDTDGSYDCKCHRGYQNSGDPKEQPCSPKFPLAAQIALGITLGISFLIVGLLFILMMRQKRRMNEYFRKNGGSVLQKVENIKIFTKDELKKITKNNSEVLGQGGFGKVYKGILEDNTLVAVKASIEVNDARKEDFTNEVIIQSQMIHTNIIKLLGCCLEVDVPMLVYEFAANGNLQDILHGDNNRRVPLPLDLRMDIAVEAAEGLRYMHSSANRTIRHGDVKPANILLNDKFKPKISDFGTSKLLTVDKDFTMFVVGSMGYIDPVFHKTGRLTQKSDVYSFGVVLLELITRKPTIYDANCSLLIDFQKAYEQENSGRAMFDKDFTIEEEIFILEEIGRLAMECLKEKVEERPDMKEVAEQLVILRRSRKSRQGNYNISPQQFEEMSTEGTPLSLETAVSVSSSVLSAPSTPANNDFSNA